The sequence AATCTGCCGATCTATACCGATGAACAGTCCGAACAGCATGGCCAAAAGTAATTTCATTAAAGATTCTACATGTAAATCCATTTTTTGGCCTCCTTTCCTCACAGATAATCAATTATAACGGAAAACTGTGGGAATGATTAGCTTATTTTTTCAAAGTCAGAGCGCAAACATTGAAATAAAACGGATTACTTCCTCATCGAATGCTTTCGCAGCCTGTTCGGCTGCGCCTAGCGATGTGGAAATAACCCGCTTCTTGTATAAAGATTATTATATGCAAACTCTCCGTGGATTAGAAATAGACGAAGTCACCCATGCAGCAGCGACTCTGCACCGTCACAATAAATTTCGGTTCCAGTAATATGATCCGAATCCTCGGAAGCCAGGAACAAAGCCAGCTTCGCCACCTGATCGGGACGTCCCGGTCCTTCCTCCAGTGGTTGTCCCCCCTTTGGAAATTCAACAGGGATCTGGACTTCCTTGAGATCCTCGGAAGGGTACGTATTATCATCGATGTTCGTTGTAATCGCGCCCGGACAGATCGCATTTACGCGAATTTTGTATTGAGCCAACTCCAAAGCCGCCATCTTCATAAAAGCAACCTGCCCCGCCTTGCTGGTACTGTAGGCAGAGAAGCCAATGTTTGAAAATACCCGATTCCCGTTAATGGAGCTGTTAATCAGAATACTGCCACCACTCGTTTTAAGATGCGGGATGGCATACTTCACGGTCGCAAAGGTCCCGCGCAGGTTGATGTGTATCGTCTGATCCCAGGCCTCGATATCCATGGTTTCAATCGGAGTCATGGCACCGTTAATACCTGCATTGGCAAAAACGATATCAAGTCTCCCCCATTGGGCAGCAGCCTGCTTTACGGCTGCTTCTACCTGCTGCGGTTCAGCAATGTCACACGCAATGACGACGGCTTGCCCACCTTCCTGTTCCACCTGCTGCCTTACCTTCTCCGCATGCTCCACAGTACGATCAAGCATAATTACCTTGGCACCATTTCTCGCGAATTCAAGTACCGTAGCCGACGATGGCAACCTTGTCCTTCAGCTTCTGATCCGCCATTTTGTAATATCCTCCTTCACGATATGCATGCTTTCCAGTTAAGTTCTTTCCTTAACCTTACCCTCGCATACGGAAAGATGAATCGCCTATTAACCGTAGAGATTACTCTTCGTCTGCAGCACCTGAGCCAGATAAGCCAGCGTCAGCCCTTGGCCCCAGCCTTGAATTCGTTTCTTTGGCACCTGCCGGTAGCCGTCAATATCATTCATAACCGCGGTTCCTGCAGAGACATCGGTAACGGTGCCGTCTTCCTTGATCTTTGACAAGATCCCTTGAAGCGCAAGGTTAGAATATTTGTTATACAAACGTCCCTGCATCAACACTGCGGTGGCAATACCTGCGGAAGCAGACGTTTCCAGATAAGAGGATTCATCATCCAGCACGGTATGCCACAAGCCTTCAGGTGATTGCAGACGAACGATCGCAGCCAGTTGATCGCGAAGCGAGCCTTCAATAATCATGAAGGAAGGATGGGTAACTTCGACCAAACGCAGAGCTTTCGCCATGGTTAGCGCAGCCCAGGAATTCCCGCGTGCCCAGTACATCCCGGACATATTGTTCTGATTCACATGATCCCAGCCGTGATAATACAGGTTTGTGTCCGGATTCTGCAGAAATTGCTCATGACCGTGGTATTGGGCCAGCCCATCCTCGATATATTCGCGATTATTCAGCACATAGCCGATACGCAGCAAATAATAACCAGCCATAAACATCGTATCCACCCACGCTTGCTGAGGAAATACATAACTAAGTGAGTTCACCGTATGCTGAAAAATCCCATGGGCAAACCGCTCAGCTTTACCGCGCAAGAATTCCGCCATTTCAATCGCTATATCCAAGTATTTCTGATCTCCAGTAGCTTCGTATAGAGTCAACAGACAATGTCCGATGGATACCCCGTTGACGGAAAGCTTCGGGAGTCCTTCGGCCAGATTCTCATCTACCCAAGTCTTCAGTGCGATGAGATACTCTTCCTTGCCTGTCGCTTCATAAGCTTCACATACGCCGTAAAAAGCTACACCGCCCGGCCAATCCCAGGAAAAATCCATACGCAGAGTACGGTCTACCACACGATCAATCGTTTTTTGAATTTGTTCTTCATCAAAGGTAAAAGCTGGCATGCTTCTTACACCTCTCTCTTAAAAATGAATACTACCGTGCTATTCTCCTTGCCGCAGATGGATCAACAGATCATGAAGTCTGGCTTCACGGATTCCTTCCACCACAAGCTCTGCCAGCAGACGTGCTCCTTTAATCTGAAAATGAGTATTATCCTGCACTCCAGCCGGGTGATTCATATATTCACCGGGATAGCTCCACATGAACAATTCCTTCGACTCTTCCGGACCATATTCTTCAAAAAGCTTGCGGCTCTTCTGCTCCAGATCAATCAGCGGCACCTGCTCCGTTTCGGCCAATTCCTTCATAGCACTCAGATAATCCCTATGACTGTCCACAATTTGGCCTGCCGAATTGAACCGTCTCCGGTGTACCGGTGTTACAAGCACCGGATACGCCCCTGCACTTCTGGCCGCTGACAGCAGCAGCCGCAGGTGCTCTTGATAGGTAGAAAAGGGCTGGGTATGCCGAGCTTCATCGCCCTTGGAATCGTTATGTCCAAACTGGATAAACAGGTAATCCCGCGGCCTGATATCTGCCGCAATCGCCTTTAAATGTCCTTCCTCGATAAAGCTCTTCGAGCTGCATCCTGATAACGCCCGATTATCTACCGCCACGCCAGCTTTGAAGCTTAGCGGCAGCAGTTGCCCCCAGCCTGCATAAGGGTAACCGGACTCTCCTTGATCTGTCACCGTGGAATCACCTGCCAAATACAGAACTAGAGCTTCAGTATCAGGTTGAATCTCCAATGCATTTATCCGCGGCGCAGAGCCGGAGAAAGACAGCCGCAGCTGCCCATCCCTAATCCTCAGCGAGAAGGATTCCCGCAACCATTGTCCGGCCGGAATATTTAATGGGTCCAGCACGAACTTCCCGTTTCCGGCGCGGATAACCGTGCTGGTATCTGCAAGAACGTCACCCAGAAACAATGTTATCCGGTAAATTCCATCTGGCAAATCCACAAGAAATACGGCATGGTGCGGAATGCAGAAATCATTCCGTAAAGAATCATCTCCTCCTCTAAAGCGTCCGAATACGGACGAATCCGTTGTGAAGCCATACCCCTGCTCCAAGGTATAACGCGTGTCCGGCTGTACTTTGGTATAGCCAGGCGTTGCAACCTCCAGACCAAAATCAAAAGAATAGGATTCCAAATTCAGCCGCACCTTTCTAAAGAAATTAGCCTTTCAAGCCACTGGTGCTGATTCCATCAACAATTTGCTTTTGGAAGATAAAGAAAATAATCATAACAGGCATTAAGCTGAGCACGGACATAGCGAACATCGGGCCCCAATTAGATACAGATTCACTGTCCAGGAACATTTTCAGTCCCATAGAAACCGTGTATTTGGAAGGGGAGTTCAGATAGAGTACCGGTCCGAGCAGATCCTCCCAACGCCAGTAGAAGGAGAAGATTGCTGCTGTCGCCATAGATGGACGGATCAGCGGAAGAATGATTTTGAAATATAGCCGGAATTTGCCACAACCGTCGATCGTAGCTGCTTCATCCAGTTCCAATGGAATAGTCCGAATGAACTGCAGCATCAGAAAGGTAAAGAAAGGTACGCCGAAGAATTGGGGAATAACGATCGGTCGAATACTATCCAACCAGTTCAGCTTTGTATAAATAATGTATTGCGGTACTAGTACAACATCCGAAGGAAGCATTAACGTCATCATCATCAGGCCGAACCATAATCCATGCCCTACGAACTTGTTACGGGCAAAACCGAAGGCCACCAGTGAAGAGGAAAAGACGGCTCCAAAAGAAGCTATTATCACAATCACAAATGAATTCTTTATGAAGACTCCGAATGAGTATCCTGCGACACCTTCCCAGCCTTTGGCGTAATTTCCCCAATCCCATGGATGAGGGAACAGCTGCTGAGCAGTAACCATTACTAGGCGGCTTTCTTTAAAGGAACTCATGATCATCCACAGAATCGGGTACAACATAACTATGGCGAGTCCTCCGATAAGAACATGGTACAGCGGCCATTTCATTTTTAATTTCGTCATGGATTATTTTCCACCTCCCGATTCGTAGAAGACCCATGATTTCGATGTCTTGAATAAGATACCTGTCATAATACCGATCAACAACAGCATGACCCAGGCCATTGCCGAAGCATATCCCATGTTATTGAACATGAAAGCCTGACGGAATAAATAGAGAGAATAGAGCATTGTCCCATCCATTGGACCGCCCTCACCCTTGGATATGATGTAGGCCGGCACAAAGGTCATAAAAGCGCTGATCGTCTGCATCACTAGGTTAAACAGGATTACTGAACTAAGCAAAGGCAGAGTGATCTTGAAGAACTTCCGGAAAAAGCTGGCCCCATCAACACTGGCCGCCTCATACATTTCGCCGGGAATATTCTTTAAGCCTGCCAGAAATATCAGCATGGAGGAGCCGAACTGCCATACGGACAACGTGATCAGCATAAACAGCGAAGCGCTTGGGTCACCGAACCAGCTTACCGGTCCAAGACCGAAGAAACTGAACAATCCGTTAATAATCCCGGTATCACTAAAAATATTACGCCACATGATCGAAACTGCGACACTGCCGCCAATAATGGAAGGCAGGTAATATACCGTGCGGTACGCACCAACCATCCGCGATTTCGTATTCAGAATCATCGCCACGAACAAGGCAAAGCCCAGTCTCAGTGGCACACCGATAAATACATAAAGAAAAGTTACCTTTAAGGAATGCAGATATTTGGGGTCATTCGTAAACATCTTGGTATAATTGTCCATCCCCACCCAGTGGGGCGGGGAGAACAGATTATACTTGGTGAAAGACAGATACAGCGATACAATCATTGGCACTAGTGTAAAGCAGAGAAAACCGATTACGAACGGACTAATAAAGGCATAGCCAGTCAGATTTTTTTTCAGCTTACTGGTTAGTGTGTTTTTCTTTTTATACATTATCGGACTCGTAGAAATAGGATTGCTAACAGCCAAGGTCCTCCATCTCCTTCTCTAATTTGCTTGAATCACAGTATGGCCAGCTGTTCTATTACCGACTCTCGAGAATGGCATTTGCTTCTTTGCGGAACTGAACGGCAGCGGCATCCGGCTTAATCTGTCCGAAATTCATCTGCTCAGCAAGGTCAGTCAGCAGCGCCACTACTTCAGGGGATCCCACTGGTGGACTCATCGGTGATGTTTTGGGTTCCATATCAGCTACGAACTGAAATACCTGCTTGCCGGAATCTGATAATTCAGTAGCCAATGATTCTTTGATTTTGCTGGAAATCGGTACGCCACGTTCGCCTTTGATCAACTTATTGGCTTCGACGTTGTTCGTCCAGAAGTCAACGAATTTGGCTGCTTCTTCTTTAGCCTTGGAGTTAGAAGTAATGGACCAGTACATACTAGGCTGCATATATAGACCTTTTTCCATATCCGGGCCAGGCATTTGCGCCAGCGCCATTGGACGGTTAACAGCAATTTGCAAGGCTACGTACTGATTCGACCATTGCCACATGCCTACGCCGGTTGATTTCACGACATCTGTTTCTTCAATAACTCCCTTGTTCTGGCTCAGTTTATCCTGACTTGGAACGGCTCCCGCTTCAATCAAACCAGATAACATTCCAAAAAAATCACTAAACAACGCATCATCTTCATACCCGAGTGCAGTTCCATCAGTGTTATACAATGACATCCCTTTAGTCCGCAGATAGTAATTGAAGAACACATCTGCAGCCATCGAAGTATCCATATACAAGCCTGCTGCTTTTGCTTTCAAGGCAATTTCCTTGTATTGATCCCAAGTCCAGTTCTCCGGTATGGAATCTACCCCTGCCTTCTTCAACAGTTCTGGATCATATTGAAAACCAAGCACGTTTACGCCAAGCGGAACGCCATACTGCTTGTCACCGATTTTACCAGTAGCCAGCACGTTCTCATTGACATCAGCAACCTGGATTTGTTTATTTAGATAAGGTGTCATATCTTCCAGTTGTCCATTAGATCCATATTGATTGATATAGGAAACATCCATTTGGACGATATCGGGAAGACGATTCGCAGCGGCCTGTGGAGCCAGCTTCTTCCAGTAATCATCAAACGATGCATACTCAGGTTCAATAGTTACATTCGGGTTGGCCGCTTCATACATGTCAATAACTTGCTGTGTATAAGAATGTCTTGTGTCCCCGCCCCACCAAGCGATGCGTAATGTCACTGGTTCAGCCGCACTTGTGGCCGCCGGTGCATTACTTGCAGCAGCATTGGTTGCAGCGTCAGTTGGAGCAGCGTTGTTGTTATTCCCACCACCACAACCGGACAGCATGGATAAAAGTATTGGGATTGCCAATAAAGCAGATCTTTTTTTCAATTTCAAATCTCCCCTTTTGGTGCAATTTTTAGAAAGGCTATTCTTTCACTGTTAGCGCTTCCATGTATAGAATCTTCTCAAATTATCAGTCATTGGTGAATACAAAAAACCGTTTTGTTTGTGCAATAATCAGTTCGATTGCGGTTTCATAAAGTCTGTTGGTGTCTGACCTGTCACTTTTTTGAAGACTTGACTGAAATACTGGGCATTGCCACCAAAGCCGAAAATTTCGGCCAACTCGAAGACTTTCACATCCCCACTGCGGATAATATGCTCTGATGCCTTAGTGATCCGATAATGCATAACGTAGTTAGAGAATTTCTCACCTGTCACCTTTTTGAATATTTTCCCCAGATAATCAGAGTTCATATACAGCATCTCAGCTGCAACGGAACCTAGTGACAGCTCCGAATTCTGGTAATCCTCGGCAATGATTCGCAGCATTTTATCCACGATCGACGATTGACGGGATATGAAATGGCGATCATAAATCGCCGTCAATTTGGCGGCCACTTGTTTGACATATACTTTAAGACCACACAATGTCCCAAGCTCTGCTAGTTCCACCATCCCTGCTGTGAAGGCACTTCTTTCCTCCGGAAGACACAATCTGATCATTGCGGAATACAGCTGCAGAACGTAGGAACGGGTCACATTCATATCGAATCGCTGTGCAGAAAGCACACCGAATAGTCGTTCCAGCTCGTGGTCTACCGCCTCTATGTCCCCAGCTTTGATTAGTTGGCAGATTTGCTCTTCCTCTAAATCGATCTCCTGCCCTCCATCCAGTTCATCAACAGGAATATCACTACCTGTAATCAGACTGCCTGCATCAAGATAGAAGCGATGATTCATACACTGCAAGGTCTGCCGATACAGCTTGCGTGAGTGGATCATCCGATCAGCGTCACTGACCGCAATGGTCACGTCTATTTTATAAAATTTGCAAAAGACCTCTCTTACTTCGCCAATACGTGTGAGCAGAGTGTCACTCTTGACTGTGTCTTCCTCATGCTCTAATAAAATCAGCAAATGGCTGCCGATCGTAGCACTCAGCAATACCTCCTGGAGCATATCCTGAGCAATATTTTGCAAGGCGAACAAATGCTCATATTCGTAGGAATCTTCAAGTCTGAACAGAATCAACCGGACAAACTTGCCGTTCAACTCAATGCCGAACAACTCCTGATAATACTCCAAATCATGGCTTCCATAGGTTTTATTAGAAATCCATTCCTTCAGGAATTGTTCCTTAACATGGGGAAGGACTTTGGTCAGACGCTGCTTCATACTGGCGACAAATAACTCTCGGCTATCCAGTTCCTCAAGCTCTTGTACCAGCTCTACCAGTGCTTCATGGATCTGATTCTCGTTACAGGGCTTTAGCAAGTAATGCTTGACTCCATGCTGCATGGCTGTTCTCGCATAATCAAAATCCTTATATCCGGTAAGCATAATGAATTTCACATCTGGAAAGCGCTCACTGCAGCGTTGCACCAAGCCCAAACCATCCAACCCGGGCATAGCAATATCTGTGATGACAATCTGCGGACGCAAGGATTCAATCTTCTCCAGTGCTTCAATGCCGTTTCGAGCGGTACCCACCAGCTCCACACCAGCTTTCCCCCAATCCACAACCTGAGACATACCCTCTAGTATTAGACGTTCATCATCAACGAGCAGCAATCTATACATCCTTAACCTCTCCTCTCAAATAGGGAATCCGTACATGAATTGTTGTTCCTCTACCGGATATACTTTCAATTCCCGTACCCCATTCCTGGCCGAAGACCAGCTGAATACGCTCCGTGATATTAGCCAGTCCAATCCCCTCGCCACGAGTCTCGATTCTGCCTTGTTGCAAGGCGCTGATAAACTCAGCCGTCATACCTGGCCCGTTATCACTTACCCGCAGATCCAATCCATGTTCTAGGAGCTCGACTGTAATTGAAATCGTACATGGCTCAATATTCGGTTCGAGCGCATAACGAATTGCATTCTCTATCAGCGGCTGTAGTGTCAGCTTCGGAATCATGGCATCCTGGAAACACTTAGGGATATCCATGTGAAAATCAAGCCTTTCCTCAAACCGTGTCTTCTGAATGGTGACATAGCTATGAACGATACTCAGTTCCTTTTCCAGCGTGATCAACGGATCTTTGAGACCAATGGAGCTGCGCAGCAAGTAGCCAAGTGCTTCCACCATCTCGGAAATTTTGGACTGTTTGTTCATTTTAGCCAGCCAGTTAATAGATTCAAGCGTATTGTACAGAAAATGCGGATTTATCTGTGCTTGCAGTGCTTTAAGCTCAGTCTCCCGAATAATAAGCTGCTTCGAATAATTCTCATCAATGAGCTCCCTAATCCGGCGGATCATCATTTTGAAGGTCCGGTTCAGCTGACTAACCTCATCCTGTGCCGTTTGTGAGACCATGCCGAGCGCCTGTTCCTCCAGATTATCCAGATCGCCCATTTCGATCTTCCTCATTCGGTCTGTCAGCTTTGAGATTGGACGCACGATACTACGGGCGAACCGATAACCCAGTAGCAATCCCAGCAGTAAAAGACAAGCAAATATTATAACTACCAGCCTTTTGACTAAAGAAATTTGCTGAAACATTCCGTTAAAAGGAGTGGCGTTAATGTAAGTCCAATCCATATAAGATGATTTAGTCTTAGCTAAGAAATAAGTCCCGCTGTCATAGCTTGCTGTACGATAAGCCTCAGGGCGTTCTATCTCCCTTGCCAGCTCCTGCGGCAGAAGTATCGATTTTTCAGGATAAATGGCTAACCCAGTTAGTGTGTCGGCAACAATTAGCTGCCCTTTGCTCGTTGTTGATTCGGTATTGTCTGCGATAATTCGATCAATGCGGATGCGTATGACAAGTGTCCCGAGATTATCCAGGGTAAAGGTTGAACCCGTATAAGACTTGATCTGCCGGACAGCCAACAAGGAGTTTTTGGTGCCTTGGTTGTACCATACATTACTGCCGCCGGCTTCCATTGCCAGTGGCTTCAGCTGGTCCTGAAGGGATTGCGACACTCCCTCGCGATTGCCAGCCGTCATTACCCCATCACCGGCATCCATGAGCATCATAGAATAGACATATTTCTCCGCACCGGCAAAAGCCACCAATCGGTTGATGATCTTATTATTTAGTACCTGTCTTTCATAAGGTTGAGGATTGTTACGCAACTGGCGCAGGCATTGCTGAATCTGTTCATCAGACACTACCGTAAAGGATAGCTGCTCCAATTCCCGCAGTTCACTTTCAATGCTGATTGATGACATCCCTAGTACCTCTGATGCCTTCTCGTAAATCTGCTGATCGTATATTCGGTATACATACTGAAGGACAGTTAGGGAGATAAAAAAGGAAAGTAACAATAAGAAACAGATCAGCATTATCATTTTATTAAATATTCCCGAATTATTGTAAGCGCTCTTATTTCTGCGTATCATCAGCATTACCACTCTTCTTTCTAGGAGGATTGAATACTGCTTTAATTATTAATTATTTCACTTTAACATAATTCAGTATAGAGTTTTGTGAAATTAAGCACCAAAAAGGCTTGAACATGTTCTCTGAGATCAGACAACATGTCCAAGCCTTTATAATACCTGCCCCTAAAGTCTATGCACTAACCGAGCATCATTCGATCATCAGCCAACTTATGTCCGCTGATCGTTTCGAATTCGCCTAGCAGACGCTCTACGGTCAGATCTTTCTTGCGGGTTTCATCAATATCAAGCACAACAGTTCCTTTGTCCATCATAATTAAGCGGTTGCCCAGACGAATCGCCTGTTCCATATTATGCGTTACCATCAGCGTAGTCAGCTTCAATTCACGAACAATGGATTCAGTCAGCTTCGTGATCAGTTCTGCACGCGAAGGATCAAGGGCTGCGGTATGCTCATCCAGCAGGAGAATCTGCGGCTCTGTGAAGGTAGCCATCAGCAGGCTGAGCGCCTGTCTCTCCCCGCCGGACAACAATCCCACTTTAGCGCGCAGACGATTCTCAAGCCCGATACCCAAGCGGTTTAGTTGCTCACGGAACATCGTGCGTTTCGCTGCGGATACGCCAAAGGCAAACCCTCTATTCATGCCGCGCTTATAAGCCATCGCCAGGTTCTCTTCAATCGTCATATGTGGTGCTGTTCCTGCCATAGGGTCCTGAAAGACACGGCCAATCCAGCGGCTGCGTTGATATTCCGCCAAATGACTGATCGACTTGCCTTCAACGCGGACATCCCCGAGATCCGGCTTCATGACACCAGAAATAATATTCATTAGTGTCGATTTGCCAGCGCCATTGCTACCAATAATAGTGACGAAGTCACCGGAAAGAAGCTCCAGATCAATGCCGAGCAGTGCTATTTTCTCATCGGGTGTACCTGGATTAAATAGCTTGGAGACGTTATCGAGCTTTAACATCGACCGCACCTCCATTCTTCTTGATTAAAGCCAGTTCAGCCAATTCAGCTGTCCGCTTACGTCCCGAACTTCTCTGCTTGAAATAGCGCTGAATGGATGGGAATACAAGTGCGATTATAACGATAATAGCTGTTATAAGCTTTAGGTCTGAAGCCTGTAGCCACTCCACGCGTAAGGCCAGCGCTACCACGATCCGGTAAACGATAGAACCTAACACTACCGCCAAAGTAGCACGGAATACACTACCAGATCCGAACACGGCTTCGCCAATAATTACGGAGGCTAAACCGATTACAATCATCCCTACACCCATTGAGGCATCCGCAAATGTAGAATACTGAGCAATAAGTGCTCCCGAGAGCGCAACTAATCCATTGGACAAGCTGATACCCAAAATAGTCGTATTGTCCGTATTCACCCCAAAGCTGCGAATCATCCGCGCATTGTCACCTGTCGCCCGCAATGACAACCCGAGATCGGTACGCAGGAAAAGATCCATTAGCACCTTTACCGCTATCACTATAAATGGCATGACCAACAGTGGATTAACGGATGTGAAAAGCTGATTTTCACCCATTAGCGACACATTCGGTTTGTCCAAAATTCGCAAGTTAATAGAATAAAGTGCAATCATCATCAGAATCCCGGACAGCAATCCATTGATCTTGCCTTTAGTATGTAGCAGACCTGTACACATGCCAGCCGCCATTCCACCAGCGAGCGCGGCCAAAGTGGCCAACCATGGTGAATAACCGTGTGTAATCATTACCGCTGCAATTGCACCACCCGTTGTGAAGCTACCATCCACAGTCAAATCTGGAAAATCTAAAATCCGAAAAGTAATGTATACACCTAAAGCCATAAATGAATATAACAAGCCCATTTCAACTGCTCCAAGCAATGAATCTATCATAGGTGACTTCCTCCTTCAAGCGGCAAGGGGCGTCCTCTTAGGAATCGCCCCCTTATTTCCTGTCTTATTGAATAATATTGTTAGTTGGATCGGCAACTTCTGCCTTCATGGCGTCAGTCACTTCAATACCTTGCTCCGTTGCTGCTTTCAGGTTAAGAATAAGATCCAGCTTCTCTTGCATAGTTACTTTCAGATCTCCTGGGCTCTTGCCGTTCTTTAATACCTCAACCGCCATTTGTCCGACTTGGTAACCATGATCATAGTATTTGAAGCCGACGGTTGCAAAAGCGCCTTTCTCTACCGTATCACGGTCACTGGAGAAGAATGGGAGCTTGTTGGCATTTGCAGTTTGGATAATGGTATCCACACCACTTACCACCGTGTTATCCAGCGTGATATATAAAGCATCTACGCGTCCTACAAGAGATTCAGCTGCTTGTTTCACTTCTGAGGTATTCGTAATAGGAGCCTTCACAAGCTCAATACCATGCTTGTCGAGTGCAGCCTTGGCTAAATCCGCCATAACAACCGCATTGGCTTCACCTTCATTAATGACCAGGCCTAGCTTCTTTACATTAGGGAACTGGGTAGCAATGAAATCCATCAGTCGCGTAATCGCTGCTGGGTTCGTATCAGAAGCACCGGAGACGTTGCCGCCCGGATGTTCCAGATCAGTCACAATCTTAGCATCTAGCGGGTCCGTGACAGCAGCGAACAGAATTGGTGTCTTTTTATCCTCATTCTGCACAACAGCCTGGGCTGATGGAGTAGCGATAGCCAGAACCAAATCATTATCGTCAGCGGCAATCTTCTGGGCAATGGAAAGGTTGTTGGCTTGATCCGCCTGTGCATTCTCAAGATCTACTGTGAGGTTCTCTCCCTCAACAATACCTGCATCCTTCAAAGCGGCTAGGAAACCCTCACGAGTGGCATCCAGTGACGGATGTTCTACATATTGGGAAATCGCAATTTTGTAGGATTTGGTTTCTGTATTCGCAGCTGCAGTAGCTTCTGCCTTGTTGCCAGAGTTTGCAGTATTACCTGTGTTAACTGCTGTATTATTGTTATTGCCACAACCCGCTGCTACCAGCATCAAGCACATGCTTAAACCAACCC comes from Paenibacillus sp. 19GGS1-52 and encodes:
- a CDS encoding glycoside hydrolase family 88 protein, with the protein product MPAFTFDEEQIQKTIDRVVDRTLRMDFSWDWPGGVAFYGVCEAYEATGKEEYLIALKTWVDENLAEGLPKLSVNGVSIGHCLLTLYEATGDQKYLDIAIEMAEFLRGKAERFAHGIFQHTVNSLSYVFPQQAWVDTMFMAGYYLLRIGYVLNNREYIEDGLAQYHGHEQFLQNPDTNLYYHGWDHVNQNNMSGMYWARGNSWAALTMAKALRLVEVTHPSFMIIEGSLRDQLAAIVRLQSPEGLWHTVLDDESSYLETSASAGIATAVLMQGRLYNKYSNLALQGILSKIKEDGTVTDVSAGTAVMNDIDGYRQVPKKRIQGWGQGLTLAYLAQVLQTKSNLYG
- a CDS encoding GDSL-type esterase/lipase family protein; translated protein: MESYSFDFGLEVATPGYTKVQPDTRYTLEQGYGFTTDSSVFGRFRGGDDSLRNDFCIPHHAVFLVDLPDGIYRITLFLGDVLADTSTVIRAGNGKFVLDPLNIPAGQWLRESFSLRIRDGQLRLSFSGSAPRINALEIQPDTEALVLYLAGDSTVTDQGESGYPYAGWGQLLPLSFKAGVAVDNRALSGCSSKSFIEEGHLKAIAADIRPRDYLFIQFGHNDSKGDEARHTQPFSTYQEHLRLLLSAARSAGAYPVLVTPVHRRRFNSAGQIVDSHRDYLSAMKELAETEQVPLIDLEQKSRKLFEEYGPEESKELFMWSYPGEYMNHPAGVQDNTHFQIKGARLLAELVVEGIREARLHDLLIHLRQGE
- a CDS encoding carbohydrate ABC transporter permease, which encodes MTKLKMKWPLYHVLIGGLAIVMLYPILWMIMSSFKESRLVMVTAQQLFPHPWDWGNYAKGWEGVAGYSFGVFIKNSFVIVIIASFGAVFSSSLVAFGFARNKFVGHGLWFGLMMMTLMLPSDVVLVPQYIIYTKLNWLDSIRPIVIPQFFGVPFFTFLMLQFIRTIPLELDEAATIDGCGKFRLYFKIILPLIRPSMATAAIFSFYWRWEDLLGPVLYLNSPSKYTVSMGLKMFLDSESVSNWGPMFAMSVLSLMPVMIIFFIFQKQIVDGISTSGLKG
- a CDS encoding sugar ABC transporter permease; the encoded protein is MYKKKNTLTSKLKKNLTGYAFISPFVIGFLCFTLVPMIVSLYLSFTKYNLFSPPHWVGMDNYTKMFTNDPKYLHSLKVTFLYVFIGVPLRLGFALFVAMILNTKSRMVGAYRTVYYLPSIIGGSVAVSIMWRNIFSDTGIINGLFSFFGLGPVSWFGDPSASLFMLITLSVWQFGSSMLIFLAGLKNIPGEMYEAASVDGASFFRKFFKITLPLLSSVILFNLVMQTISAFMTFVPAYIISKGEGGPMDGTMLYSLYLFRQAFMFNNMGYASAMAWVMLLLIGIMTGILFKTSKSWVFYESGGGK
- a CDS encoding extracellular solute-binding protein; translation: MLSGCGGGNNNNAAPTDAATNAAASNAPAATSAAEPVTLRIAWWGGDTRHSYTQQVIDMYEAANPNVTIEPEYASFDDYWKKLAPQAAANRLPDIVQMDVSYINQYGSNGQLEDMTPYLNKQIQVADVNENVLATGKIGDKQYGVPLGVNVLGFQYDPELLKKAGVDSIPENWTWDQYKEIALKAKAAGLYMDTSMAADVFFNYYLRTKGMSLYNTDGTALGYEDDALFSDFFGMLSGLIEAGAVPSQDKLSQNKGVIEETDVVKSTGVGMWQWSNQYVALQIAVNRPMALAQMPGPDMEKGLYMQPSMYWSITSNSKAKEEAAKFVDFWTNNVEANKLIKGERGVPISSKIKESLATELSDSGKQVFQFVADMEPKTSPMSPPVGSPEVVALLTDLAEQMNFGQIKPDAAAVQFRKEANAILESR
- a CDS encoding response regulator, translated to MYRLLLVDDERLILEGMSQVVDWGKAGVELVGTARNGIEALEKIESLRPQIVITDIAMPGLDGLGLVQRCSERFPDVKFIMLTGYKDFDYARTAMQHGVKHYLLKPCNENQIHEALVELVQELEELDSRELFVASMKQRLTKVLPHVKEQFLKEWISNKTYGSHDLEYYQELFGIELNGKFVRLILFRLEDSYEYEHLFALQNIAQDMLQEVLLSATIGSHLLILLEHEEDTVKSDTLLTRIGEVREVFCKFYKIDVTIAVSDADRMIHSRKLYRQTLQCMNHRFYLDAGSLITGSDIPVDELDGGQEIDLEEEQICQLIKAGDIEAVDHELERLFGVLSAQRFDMNVTRSYVLQLYSAMIRLCLPEERSAFTAGMVELAELGTLCGLKVYVKQVAAKLTAIYDRHFISRQSSIVDKMLRIIAEDYQNSELSLGSVAAEMLYMNSDYLGKIFKKVTGEKFSNYVMHYRITKASEHIIRSGDVKVFELAEIFGFGGNAQYFSQVFKKVTGQTPTDFMKPQSN